Proteins from a single region of Oreochromis niloticus isolate F11D_XX linkage group LG7, O_niloticus_UMD_NMBU, whole genome shotgun sequence:
- the LOC100693195 gene encoding alpha-1,3-mannosyl-glycoprotein 4-beta-N-acetylglucosaminyltransferase C, whose product MRVMWKSMDKMRCFRKRSIFPFLGFLIAFLLFFNLYMDDGYVLEAEKRQLGETLIHPPNSERYVHTFRDLSNFSGTINVTYRYLAGLPLPRKKYLTIGLSSVKRKKGNYLLETIKSIFDQSSYEELKEIVVVVHLADFDLVWCENLVQEITRKFAHHIIAGRLLVIQAPEEYYPSLDGLKRNYNDPEDRVRFRSKQNVDYAFLLNFCTNLSDFYMMLEDDVRCSRNFLTALKKVITSREGSYWVMLEFSKLGYIGKLYHSRDLPRLAHFLLMFYQEMPCDWLLIHFRGLLAQKDVIRFKPSLFQHMGYYSSYKGAENKLKDDDFEEDSIDIPDNPPASLYTNINVFENYDATKAYSSIVDEYFWGKPPCTGDFFIIIFNKPTKITRIKILTGTEDRQNDILHHGALEVGQKSVDTKQGRQCTSYITLGEFKVGNIEVNSVDHKIGFDIECVRIVITASQKEWLIIRSVSLWTAQPAAQL is encoded by the exons ATGAGGGTAATGTGGAAGTCCATGGACAAGATGAGGTGCTTCAGGAAACGATCCATCTTCCCTTTCCTCGGCTTTCTCATCGCCTTTCTGCTCTTTTTCAACCTTTATATGGATGATGGATATGTGCTG GAGGCTGAAAAAAGACAACTAGGAGAGACGCTGATCCATCCTCCGAACTCTGAAAGATACGTGCACACGTTCAGAGACTTGTCCAATTTCTCTGGGACCATTAACGTGACGTACCGCTACCTTGCGGGGCTTCCTTTACCACGTAAAA AGTATCTCACCATTGGCTTGTCGTCGGTCAAGAGGAAAAAGGGAAACTACCTCCTGGAAACGATCAAATCCATATTTGATCAGTCCAGTTACGAGGAACTGAAAGAGATTGTGGTTGTCGTCCATCTGGCGGACTTCGACCTGGTCTGGTGTGAGAACCTGGTGCAGGAAATCACCAGGAAGTTTGCACACCACATCATAGCTGGACGTCTCTTAGTAATCCAAGCTCCAGAGGAGTACTATCCGTCTCTGGACGGATTGAAAAGGAACTACAACGACCCAGAGGACAGGGTCCGTTTCCGCTCCAAGCAGAACGTGGACTACGCTTTCCTGCTCAACTTCTGCACAAACCTCTCCGACTTCTACATGATGCTAGAGGACGATGTGCGCTGCTCCAGGAACTTCCTGACGGCGCTGAAGAAGGTGATCACCTCCAGAGAAGGTTCCTACTGGGTGATGTTGGAATTCTCCAAGCTGGGCTACATCGGGAAGCTGTATCACTCCAGAGACCTGCCACGCTTGGCTCATTTCCTGCTCATGTTCTACCAGGAAATGCCCTGCGACTGGCTCCTCATCCACTTCAGAGGCCTGCTGGCACAGAAGGACGTGATCCGCTTCAAGCCTTCACTGTTCCAGCACATGGGCTACTACTCCTCTTATAAAGGTGCCGAGAACAAGCTGAAGGACGATGACTTTGAGGAAGACTCCATAGACATTCCCGACAACCCCCCTGCCAGCCTTTACACAAACATCAATGTCTTTGAAAACTATGACGCCACCAAGGCTTACAGCAGTATTGTTGATGAGTATTTTTGGGGGAAGCCTCCGTGCACTGGAGATTTCTTTATCATAATCTttaacaaaccaacaaaaatcACCAGAATTAAAATCCTGACAGGCACGGAAGACAGACAAAATGACATTCTTCACCACGGAGCTCTGGAAGTGGGCCAGAAGTCTGTGGACACCAAACAGGGCAGGCAGTGCACATCCTACATCACACTGGGGGAGTTTAAAGTTGGAAACATTGAGGTTAACAGTGTGGACCACAAGATAGGCTTTGATATTGAGTGCGTACGAATTGTCATCACTGCCAGCCAGAAAGAATGGCTCATCATAAGAAGTGTCAGTTTATGGACCGCACAGCCTGCCGCTCAATTATAG